CGACCACTCCGGCGACGGCGGCGGCCTGCGCCTGCGCGTACCAGGTGGCGGGGTGGAGGCGGGAGCGGGAGCGGCGGGCGATGACCCAGAGGGCGGGGGCGACGGCGAGGGCGACGAGGGTGAGCGGCAGGGAGAGCCACGCCATGATCACGAGTGAGATCACGAAGAGCAGGATGTTGCCGATGGTCATCGGCAGCATGAAGAGCAGGCCCTGGATGAGCTGGAGGTCGCTGGTAGCCCGGCCGACGACCTGCCCGGTGGACAGCTCGTCCTGGCGCCGCCCGTCGAGCTTGGTGATCGTCCCGTACATCTCGGTCCGCAGGTCGTGCTGGACGTCGAGGGCGAGGCGGCCGCCGTAGTAGCGGCGGATGTAGGTGAGGACGTAGACGACGAGGGCGGCGCCGATCAGGGCACCCGCCCAGGGGCCCATGGAGCGGCCGCCGCCCTCCCCGTCCTGACCTATGACGTCATCGATGATCACCTTGGTGATCAGCGGTACGAGCGCCATGACGGCCATACCGCCGAGCGAGGAGCCGAGCGCGAGCACGACGTCCTTCGGGTAGCGCCATGCGTACCCGGTGAGTCGTTTCGCCCAGCCCCGTTGCTCCGCCACGTGTTGCCTCCCGTCGACCTGACCTGCCGAGAGGCCCAACACGGCGGGGGGCGGATTTCATCCCGTCGCAACAAATGCTTCCCGGGGCGAATCGGTCGGGACGTACCTGTTCACCGACGAGGCGCGGGGCGCGAGGTCCTTGTGGACCGCCTTGGCCACGCCCTGGATCGTGGCGACGCCGTAGTTCATCGTGCTGTTGCCGTGGGTGAGCACGGAGATCGTGTAGTCGTGGCCGCCGCCCTTGAACGCGCCGATGCTGTGCACGCGCCATCCGTGCGTCGACCGCTGGAGCCAGCCGTTCTTGACGTGGATGGAGACTCCGGAGGGCGTGCCCGCGGGGGTGCCCCAGCGCTGCGAGGGGGTGACCTTGCCCATCAGCTTGAGGACGTAGGCGCGCGCGTTGTCGCTGAGGACGGAGTTCTTGGCCGTGATCAGCGCGAGGAGCTTCTGCTCGTCGGTCGCGTTGATCCTGGTCAGGCCCCAGTAGCCGCCGGACCCGGGCACGGTCTTCGTCATCTTCGCGGCCTTGAGGAACGCCTTGATCTTCCCCGTGCCGAGCTGCCGCCAGAGCTTGCTGGTCGCGTCGTTGTCCGACTTGGTGATCATGGCGTACGCGAGGTCCGACTCGCGCTCGGACAGCTTCCGGTCGGTCTTCTTCGCGTCCCACAGGAGCGCCGCGAGCACGGTCACCTTGACGACACTCGCGGAGTCGAAGGAGGTGCCCGCGCGCAGGGTGCAGGTGGTCTTGGTGGTGCGGTCGTGGACGCCGACCGCGACGGTGCCCTTGCGGTTCTTCAGCGCCGCCGTGATGTCCTTCTTGAGCTTGGCGGCGAGGCCCGCCTGTCCGGAGGTGCAGGTGACCTGCGGTGCGGGCGCGGCGGCGGCGGGCGCGGCGGTCGCGACCGCGCCGAGCGGCACGAGCACCCCGGCGGCGAGTCCCGCCGAGAGCACGCGGGCACGCCTGGATATACCGGATGTCCGGTGAGTCATGGAGCTTCCCATCCCCTGTGTGCGAAACGAGCGCGCCCCCGGCGCACTCGCCCCTCATGACTCGCCGGTACCGGTGAATGGTTGCACGACTTGTACGAAAATCTGCTCGGATCAGTCCAGATGCGTGGGCGCGAACATCCGCAGCAGCGCCGGAAGCACCACCACCGAAGGACCCGGCTCGCCCAGCGCCTTCGCGAGGTCGTCCCGGAGCGTCTCCGGGGTCGTGAGGACCCCCGGCACCCCGAAGGACTCCGCGAGCGCCACGAAGTCCGGCCGCGCCAGCTCCGTGGCCGTCGCCTCGCCGAAGGCGTCGGACATGTACTCGCGCAGGATGCCGTAGCCGCCGTCGTCGACGATCAGCCAGGTCACGGGCAGGTTGTACTGCCTGGCCGTGGCCAGCTCCGCGATCGAGTACATCGCGCCGCCGTCGCCCGAGACGGCGAGCACCGGCTGGGAGGGGTCCGCGACGGCGGCGCCGAGCGCGGCGGGGAAGCCGTAGCCGAGGCCGCCCGCGCCCTGCGCCGAGTGCATGGTGTTGGGGCGCCGCGCGTCGAACGCCGACCACGCCCAGTACGCGAGGATCGTCATGTCCCAGAAGGACGGTGACGCGTCCGGCAGAGCCTCGCGGACGGCGGCGAGGATCCGCTGCTCCAGGGTGAGGTCCTGGGCGTCGATGCGCGCGCGGACCTTCGCCAGGACGGCCGCCACCCGCTCCGGAGCCGACGGGTCCTCCCTCGGCTCCTCGATGGTCTCCAGGAGCGCCGACAGCGCCGTCCGCGCGTCCGCGTGGATGCCGAGCGCGGGGTGGTTGGACTCCAGCTTCCCGGCGTCCGCCTCGATCTGGATCACCCGGCCGCGGGGAGCGAACGTGTGGTAGTTCGAGGAGAGCTCGCCGAGGCCGGAGCCGACGACGAGCAGGACGTCCGCGTCCTCAAGGAAGTCCGTGGTGTGGCGGTCCTCCAGCCAGGACTGGAGCGAGAGCGGGTGCTCCCAGGGGAAGGCGCCCTTGCCGCCGAAGGTGGTGACGACGGGGGCGTTCACGAGCTCGGCGAGCGCGCGCAGCTTGCCGGAGGCGTCCGAGCGCACGACGCCGCCGCCCGCGATGATCGCGGGGCGCTCGGCGCGGGACAGCAGGTCGGCGGCGACCGCGGTGAGCTCGGGGCGCGGCACGACCTCCTCGGGCGTCGCGTCCATCGCGGTGACGACGGGCAGTGTCGTCTCCGCGAGCAGCACGTCCTGCGGGATCTCCACCCAGACCGGGCCGTGCGGCGCGGTGAGCGCGGACTCCCAGGCCGCGGCGACGGCGGACGGGATCTGCGAGGCCGTACGGACCGTGTGCACGGACTTCACGACGTCCCTGAACGAGGCCTGCTGGTCGCGCAGCTCGTGCAGATAGCCGTGGCGGCCGCCGCCGAGCCCGGCCACCGGCACCTGACTGCCGATGGCGAGGACCGGCGATGAGCCCGCGGCCGCCTCCTGGAGCGCGGCGAGCGAGGTGAGCGCGCCGGGCCCGGTGGAGAGCAGCAGCGGGGCGACCTCGCCGGTGATGCGGCCGTACGCGTCCGCCGCGAAACCCGTGTTGTTCTCGACGCGGAATCCGACGTACGAGAGCGAGGAGCGCCGCAGCGCGTCGAACATGCCGAGCGCGTGCTGGCCGGGCAGGCCGAAGACGGTGGTCGCGCCGAGGCCGGCGAGCGTCTCCATGACGAGGTCGCCGCCGTTGCGCCCGGGGGGCGGGTCGAGGGCGGCCTCGGTCTGGCGCGGCGTGGGGCGCAGTACCAGGTCGTGGTCGTGGGTCATGCGGCGTCTCCTCCGTCTCGTCCGGGCTACGGCCCGGCAGGCGCTCCGACCGCCGGGCCGTGTACGGCCCGGCGGGCTCGGGCGCCCAACAGCCTTGCGGCCGCGGTCACTTCGTGCTCTGCTCCGCGCCGCGGGCGGCGGCGATCTGCCTGCTCATGATCGTCGTCAGTTCGTACGCCGTGTGGGAGGCGGCGACGGCGGTGATCTCCGCGTGGTCGTAGGCGGGGGCGACCTCGACGACGTCGGCGGAGACGAGGTTGCAGGAGGCGAGGCCGCGCAGGATCTCCAGGAGCTCGCGGGAGGTCATGCCGCCCGCCTCGGGGGTGCCGGTGCCGGGCGCGTGGGCCGGGTCGAGGCAGTCGATGTCGATGGAGATGTAGAGGGGACGGTCGCCGATGCGCTGGCGGAGCTGGTCGGCGACCTCGTCGGCGCCGCGGCGGTAGATGTCCGCGGAGGTGACGATGCCGAAGCCCATCTTCTCGTCGTCGGTGAGGTCCTTCTTGCCGTACAGCGGGCCGCGCGTGCCGACGTGGGAGAGCGCCTCGGTGTCGAGGATGCCCTCCTCGACGGCGCGGCGGAACGGCGTGCCGTGCGTGTACTCGGCGCCGAAGTACGTGTCCCAGGTGTCCAGGTGCGCGTCGAAGTGGAGCAGCGCGACCGGGCCGTGCTTCTTGGCGACGGAGCGGAGCAGCGGCAGCGCGATGGTGTGGTCGCCGCCGAGGGTCATCATGCGGGCGCCGGAGCCGAGGAGGTCGTCGGCGGCGGCCTCGATGGTCTCCACGGCCTCGTTGATGTTGAACGGGTTGGCCGCTATGTCACCAGCGTCCGCGACCTGGGCGAGCGCGAACGGCGAGGCGTCCTGCGCCGGGTTGTAGGGGCGCAGGAGGCGGGAGGCCTCGCGGATCGCGTTGCCGCCGAAGCGGGCGCCGGGACGGTACGAGACGCCGGAGTCGAACGGCACGCCGACCACCGCGACATCCGTCCTGCCGCCGACCTCGTCGAGGCGGGGCAGCCGGGCGTACGTCGCCGGGCCCGCGTAGCGCGGGATGCGGGAGGAGTCGACGGGGCCGCGGGGCGTCTCGTTGCTGCTCATGGAATGCCTTCCTTTTTACGCTTCGACGCGCTTTGTGGGCGCTTTCTGACTTTACTGAGGTGTGGGGGCCGGTTCCGCCACGGGCTGTGCCGCGACGGGTTCGGCGCCGCGCCCGGCGAGGCGTTCGCGCCAGGCGGCGAGGACCGCGGCGTCGGTGGGCTTCGTGGCGAAAGAGACCACTACGTAGACGGCGAGTGAGGTCAACAGGCCGTAGTAGACGGGCTCGTTGGCGAGGATCCCGTACCACCACATGAGCCCGATCACGGACAGGCCACCGGCGGCGACCGCCGCGAGCGCGCCCGCCGCCGTCCCGCGCCGCCACAGCAGCCCGCCGAGGATCGGCACAAGGAGCCCGCCGACGAGCAGGTTGTACGCGACGGTCAGGGCCTCGACGACGTCGTTGAGCGCGATGGCGATGACGACGACGGCGACGCCCATGACGAGGATGAAGGCGCGGTTGCCCTTGACCTCGTCGTGCTCCTCCCCGGCCGGCTTCCCCATCGCGCCCCGCAGCCGCGACCAGATGTCGTTGTTGGCGACGG
The sequence above is a segment of the Streptomyces sp. Je 1-369 genome. Coding sequences within it:
- a CDS encoding serine hydrolase, which translates into the protein MTHRTSGISRRARVLSAGLAAGVLVPLGAVATAAPAAAAPAPQVTCTSGQAGLAAKLKKDITAALKNRKGTVAVGVHDRTTKTTCTLRAGTSFDSASVVKVTVLAALLWDAKKTDRKLSERESDLAYAMITKSDNDATSKLWRQLGTGKIKAFLKAAKMTKTVPGSGGYWGLTRINATDEQKLLALITAKNSVLSDNARAYVLKLMGKVTPSQRWGTPAGTPSGVSIHVKNGWLQRSTHGWRVHSIGAFKGGGHDYTISVLTHGNSTMNYGVATIQGVAKAVHKDLAPRASSVNRYVPTDSPREAFVATG
- a CDS encoding thiamine pyrophosphate-binding protein codes for the protein MTHDHDLVLRPTPRQTEAALDPPPGRNGGDLVMETLAGLGATTVFGLPGQHALGMFDALRRSSLSYVGFRVENNTGFAADAYGRITGEVAPLLLSTGPGALTSLAALQEAAAGSSPVLAIGSQVPVAGLGGGRHGYLHELRDQQASFRDVVKSVHTVRTASQIPSAVAAAWESALTAPHGPVWVEIPQDVLLAETTLPVVTAMDATPEEVVPRPELTAVAADLLSRAERPAIIAGGGVVRSDASGKLRALAELVNAPVVTTFGGKGAFPWEHPLSLQSWLEDRHTTDFLEDADVLLVVGSGLGELSSNYHTFAPRGRVIQIEADAGKLESNHPALGIHADARTALSALLETIEEPREDPSAPERVAAVLAKVRARIDAQDLTLEQRILAAVREALPDASPSFWDMTILAYWAWSAFDARRPNTMHSAQGAGGLGYGFPAALGAAVADPSQPVLAVSGDGGAMYSIAELATARQYNLPVTWLIVDDGGYGILREYMSDAFGEATATELARPDFVALAESFGVPGVLTTPETLRDDLAKALGEPGPSVVVLPALLRMFAPTHLD
- the speB gene encoding agmatinase; its protein translation is MSSNETPRGPVDSSRIPRYAGPATYARLPRLDEVGGRTDVAVVGVPFDSGVSYRPGARFGGNAIREASRLLRPYNPAQDASPFALAQVADAGDIAANPFNINEAVETIEAAADDLLGSGARMMTLGGDHTIALPLLRSVAKKHGPVALLHFDAHLDTWDTYFGAEYTHGTPFRRAVEEGILDTEALSHVGTRGPLYGKKDLTDDEKMGFGIVTSADIYRRGADEVADQLRQRIGDRPLYISIDIDCLDPAHAPGTGTPEAGGMTSRELLEILRGLASCNLVSADVVEVAPAYDHAEITAVAASHTAYELTTIMSRQIAAARGAEQSTK